In Embleya scabrispora, the DNA window TTGTGGTCGAACGTAGTTCCCGGCGAGGGTGGGGTGTTGGGTGGCGGAGCGGGCGCCGCCGGGTCGGGGGGCGTTGCCGCTGCGCGGCGCCTGGAGGTTCCGGCTCCGCTGCGCTCCACCGCTGCCTGGATCGCACCCGGGGCCGGGTCGGGCCGGGTCGCGGCGGGGCGGAGTCGGTGGAGGCGGTTTGCGCGGCCGGAGCCGGATGTCTGCGCGCGGTATGGCACGAAGCAGGTGCCCGAGGGCTGGTTTCCGGCATTCGCGCCCGGAGTGCCCGTGTCGGTCCCGAGGGGCCCAGAGGGCGGCGGAACCGGAGCCCAGGGCGGCTCTCCTGCCTTCTCGCTCGTGCCGACCTGCGGTTGCACCTCCCAGTCGCGGCGCAGGCCCCGTGCGATTCGGTTTCGTCGATGGCGCCGGTCGGTCGATGCCAACTTTCGGTGTGGGTGGCTCGGGATGTGGGTGGGTTGGGGTGTCTGTCGGGCGTGGGATGCTTGGTCGGGTGGCCAGACGAATGCAGGATGATCCGCTCGCGCCGGTGACGCTTGTCGTCGGGGCCGAGGAGTTGCTCGTGGATCGGGCGATCGGGGATGTGGTCCGTGCCGTTCGGGCGCAGGATCCCGAGGCGGATGTTCGGGACGTGGCGCCGGGGGCGTTGCAGGCCGGGATGTTGTCCGAGTTGGCCAGTCCCTCTTTGTTCGGTGAGCGCAAGGTCATCGTGATCCGGTCCGCGCAGGATCTGGGGACGGATCTGGTCGGCGAGGTCACGCGGTTGATCGCCGATCCTGCCGAGGAGATCGTGCTGGTGCTCGCGCATCTGGGCGGGCCCAAGGGCAAAAAGCTGTTGGACGCGGTGCGCAAGGTGGGTGTGCGCGAGGTCGCGTGTCCCAAGGTGACCAAGGTCGGGGATCGCATCGCGTTCGCGCGGGCGGAGTTTCGGGTGGCCGGGCGCTCGCTCACCGAGGACGCCTGTCGCACGTTGGTCGAGGCGATCGGCAACGATCTGCGGGAGTTGGCCTCCGCGTGCAGCCAGTTGATGGCGGATGTCGACGGTGTGGTCGACGAGGAAGTGGTCTCGCGCTACTACAGCGGCGTTGCCGAGGCGTCCAGCTTCACCGTCGCCGACAAGACCGTCGAGGGGCGTACCGCCGAGGCGCTGGAGCAGTTGCGCTGGGCGTTGTCCGTGGGTGTTGCGCCGGTCATGGTCACGAGCGCGCTCGCGCAGAGCGTGCGGCAGATCGCCCGGGTCGGCGCCGCCCCCCGGAACGCCCGGCCGAACGATTTGGCGCGCGACCTCGGCATGCCGCCGTGGAAGGTCGACCGGGTTCGACAGCAACTGCGTGGCTGGACTCCGGACGGCATCGTCCGAGCCCTCACCGCCGTCGCCGACGCCGACGCGGCGGTCAAGGGCGGCGGTATGGATCCCGCGTATGCACTGGAAAAGGCCGTGGTGACGATCTCCACCGCCCGCAACGCCTGACCGCCGCGACCACCACCCCGGTGGCGGGCCGAATCGCTCGTCGCTTCGCCTCCGGACGACCCGACCGTCCAACTCCACCGCCCCACCCCGAGGCACGACCCCGCCTACCGGCGGCCCAGAAACCAACCCGCCACCCCAAGGCCGGATCCACCCGCCGCCCCAGGGCCGGACGCCACCTGGGCGCGGATCGCGGGGGTCGCCGACGTCCCACAGCCGGGTGCCGCCGTCCTCGCTCCCGGTGACCAGGACGCGCCCGTCCGGGCCGAAGGCGACGGTGCCCACCGTCGCGGTATGGCCGGCCGGCGCGGACAGCCGGGTCGGGGTGCGACGGTCCGAGATGTCCCACAGGCGCACCACACCCCCCGCGCCCGCCGTGACCAAAAGGCGCGCGTCGGGACCGGGCACGGCCCGGAACACCGCCTCGTCGTGCGCCGCGAAGTGGGTGATCAGCACCGGAGCGCGGGGATCGGACACGTCCCACAGACGCACCGTGCCGTCATAGTTCGCGCTGACCAGCAGTCGGCCCCCGGCATCGACGGTCAGCGATTCCACGTCCTCGGGCCGGCCGGGCAACTCCGCGAGCACGGTCGCATGCCGGGGGCAGATCCCATCCACCGCTCCGGGCCCGATCCACCCGCCGCTCCCGGGGGCCGGACCGACCCGCCACTCCGGCGGCCGGACCCACCCGTCACTCAGGCGGCCGGACCCCATCTCCCGCTCCGGGCCGGATTCACTCGCCACCCCGAGGGTTGGACCGATCCGCAGATGCCGGGGGCGGACCCCACCCACCGCTCCGGGCCCGATCCACCCGCCGCTCCCGGGGGCCGGACTGACCCGCCACTCCGGCGGCCGGACCCACCCGTCACTCAGGCGGCCGGACCCCATCTCCCGCTCCGGGCCGGATTCACTCGCCACCCCGAGGGTTGGACCGATCCGCAGATGCCGGGGGCGGATCCCATCACCCCTCTGGAGCCTGATCCACCCGCCGATCCCGAGGTTGGATTGATCCGCCGATGCCGGGGGGCGGACCCCACCCACCGCTCCGGGGCCCGATCCACCCGCCAATCCCGGGGGCCGGACTGACCCGCCACCGCGGCGGCGGACCCATCCGTCACCTTGGCGGCCGGATCCACCTGTCACCTTGGCGGCCGGACCCGCCTGTCACCTTGGCGGCCGGATCCACCTGTCACCTTGGCGGCCGGATCCACCTGTCACCTTGGCGGCCGGACCCACCCGCCACCCCGACGGCCGGACCCGCCTGTCACCTTGGCGGCCGGACCCACCCGCCACCCCGACGGCCGGATCCACCTGCCACCCTGGCGGCCGGACCCACCCGCCACCCCGGCGGCCGGACCCGTCCGGCGATGCCGGCCCGTTTTGCCACCGCCGCCCACCTCCGCACACCACAAAAGCGCCGCCCCCCGAGATGGGGAGCGGCGCCCTTGTAGTGCGCTGAGCGGAGTGCGCTCGGGTGTCACGCCATGGTGATCGGTGTTGCGAGTCAGGCCTTGGCCGTCGCGACACGCTTCGCCAGGGCCGACTTCTTGTTGGCGGCCTGGTTCTTGTGGATGACACCCTTGCTGACGGCCTTGTCGAGCTTGCGGGCCGCGAGGCGGGTCAGCGCCTCGGCCTGCTCGACGTTGCCGGCCTCGGCGGCCTCGCGCGCCTTGCGCACGAAGGTCTTCAGCTCCGACTTGACGGCCTTGTTGCGCTGGCGCGCAATCTCGTTCGTCTTGTTGCGCTTGATCTGGGACTTGATGTTCGCCACGAAAGAGCCTTCTGAGTACTAGGTCGGGATCCGATCCAGGGAGAGGGCCCGTTCGGACGTTGACTTGCGTGGCAGAGACACGTACGCCACACGCGATCCATCAGATTACCAGCAGCCGGCGGCCGGTAAGGACACGGCCCACATTCCGACCCCGCCCCGGCCCGCCGAACACCCCCGATCCCCGCCGCCAACGCGGCGTACCCATGCCGCATGGGACGATAAGGAGGACACCTGTGCTCCGGCGCGTGATCCGATAACGATCGCCCGCGGCCCGCACAGGGCACTCGCAGCATCCGAGCTTGACCTTTGCTTGACCTTTGCCCGACCCTCGCCAGTCCACCCGATCGAGAATCTGGAAGCCCGCGTGCCCGCGACCCCGCCAGTGAACGTGCCGGAGCCCAGCCGTACCGACCCGGCGCTGATCCGGAACTTCTGCATCATCGCCCACATCGACCACGGCAAGTCGACGCTTGCCGACCGGATGCTTCAGATCACCGGCGTGGTCGATGCGCGGCAGATGCGCGCGCAGTACCTCGACCGCATGGACATCGAGCGTGAGCGCGGCATCACCATCAAGTCGCAGGCGGTGCGGCTGCCGTGGACGGCCCCCGACGGGCAGATCCACATCCTCAACATGATCGACACCCCCGGCCACGTGGACTTCACGTACGAGGTGTCCCGCTCGCTCGCGGCCTGTGAGGGCGCGATCCTGCTGGTCGACGCGGCGCAGGGGATCGAGGCGCAGACGCTCGCCAACCTCTACCTGGCCCTGGAGAACGACCTCCAGATCATTCCGGTGCTGAACAAGATCGACCTCCCGGCCGCCCAGCCGGAGAAGTACGCGGCGGAGCTCGCGCACATCATCGGCTGCGACCCGGAGGACGTGCTCAAGGTCTCCGGCAAGACCGGCGTGGGTGTGCCCGAGCTGCTGGACGAGTGCGTACGCCTGGTGCCGCCGCCGATCGGGGTCAAGGACGCGCCCGCCCGCGCGATGATCTTCGACTCGGTCTACGACTCGTACCGGGGCGTGGTCACCTACGTCCGTGTGGTCGACGGCGACCTGAAGAAGCGCGAGCGCATCCAGATGATGTCGACGGGGGTGACCCACGAGCTTCTGGAGATCGGCGTCATCTCGCCCGAGCCCAAGCCGTCCGACGGCCTGAGCGTCGGCGAGGTCGGCTACATCATCACCGGCGTGAAGGACGTTCGGCAGTCCCGCGTCGGTGACACCATCACCTCCCTGCACCACGGCGCCACCGAGGCCCTCGGCGGGTACAAGGACCCGAAGCCGATGGTGTTCTCGGGTCTGTATCCGCTGGACGGCTCGGACTACCCCGAGCTGCGCGACGCGCTGGACAAGCTCCAGCTCAACGACGCCGCGCTGGTGTACGAGCCGGAGACCTCGGTCGCGCTCGGCTTCGGGTTCCGCTGCGGCTTCCTGGGGCTGCTGCACCTGGAGATCGTCCGGGAGCGGCTGGAGCGCGAGTTCAACCTGGAACTCATCTCGACCGCGCCGAGCGTGGTGTACCGGGTGGTCATGGAGGACGGCAGCGAGCACACCGTGACCAACCCGAGCGAGTTCCCCGGCGGCAAGATCGCCGAGGTGCACGAGCCGGTGGTGCGGGCCACCATCCTGGCCCCGAGCGAGTACATCGGCACGATCATGGAGCTGTGCCAGACCCGGCGCGGCGTCCAGATCGGGATGGACTACCTCTCCGAGGACCGGGTCGAACTGCGCTACACGCTGCCGCTCGCGGAGATCGTGTTCGACTTCTTCGACGCGCTCAAGTCCAAGACGCGCGGCTACGCGTCGCTCGACTACGAGACCACGGGCGAGCAGCAGTCCGCGCTGGTCAAGGTCGACATCCTGCTCCAGGGCGAGGCCGTCGACGCGTTCAGCGCGATCGTGCACAAGGACAAGGCGTACAACTACGGCGTCGAGATGACCAAGAAGCTGCGCGAGTTGATTCCGCGTCAGCAGTTCGAGGTGCCGATCCAGGCCGCCGTCGGGGCGCGGGTGATCGCCCGCGAGAACATCCGCGCGATCCGCAAGGACGTGCTCGCCAAGTGCTACGGCGGTGACATCAGCCGCAAGCGCAAGCTGCTCGAGAAGCAGAAGGAAGGCAAGAAGCGGATGAAGATGGTCGGTCGCGTGGAGGTGCCGCAGGAGGCCTTCATCGCGGCGCTGTCCACCGACGACAGCGGCGGGCGGAAGTAGTACCGAGTAGGGCCGGCGGTCAGGGCCGCGGTAGAACTGCGGTCAGAGCCGAGGTAGGGCTGAAACAGGACATTCGGGCGGCTTCGGTCGCTCGGGAGGAGAATCGATTACTCGATTCAGCAACTGATCCGAGAAAGCTACTACCGCGTAGCCGTCGAGCAGCGTACGTTGCGGGTGCATCGGGCAGAATCGATGCACCCGCTTCGCGTTTTGTCCGCGCCGTACCGAAGCCACAAAGGCCGAGCCGCGCACCGAACCAACCATGCTCCATCCTCTGATCACTTCATCGGCTTCTTCCGCAGACCGGTTGGTCGGTTTCACTGCTCGCCCCGGGCACGCGCATACCGGTATCGATACGGGTATGTGATCGCGACACCGCTCGGCACCACCACCACACCCGGAAATCCGCCCTGGACACGGAGGCCGAAGTGAGTTCAGAGTCCGCCGCCATCGAGAACCGTTCGCCGTCCATCGCGGTGGACTTCCTGGAACGTATTCGGGCCACGCCCGAGAACGAGGCGTACCGCTACCCGGTCGCGGTGGGCGACGGCGACCGGGAGGAATGGCGCTCGATCACCTGGGGGCAGGCGGGCGAGCGGGCCAAGGCGATCGCCGCCGGGCTGGCGGCGCTCGGGGTCGAGGCCGAGGACCGGGTCGCGATCGTGGCCGAGACCCGGCTGGAATGGGTGCTGGCCGACTTCGGCGTGATCTGCGCCGGCGCGGCCACCACCACCGTGTACCCGACCACCAACGCCGACGAGGCCGCCTTCATCCTGACCGACTCCGGCAGCGTGATGGCGTTCGTGGCCGACGACACCCAACTCGCCAAGCTGCGCGGCGCACGGGCGGACCTCGCCGCGATACGCAAGGTGATCGTCTTCGACCCGCCGAAGCCCGGGCCCGAGGCCGAGCCCGCCGACGACTGGGTGATCACCCTCGCCGAACTGGAGGACCTCGGCCGCGCCCGGCTGGTCGAGGAGCCGGACCTGGTGGAGACCCGGGTCGCCGCGATCACCCGGGACCGGCTCGCGACCCTCATCTACACCTCCGGCACCACCGGTCGGCCCAAGGGCGTCCGGCTCACGCACGACACCTGGGCGTATCAGGCCGCCGCGCAGGTCGCGATCGGGGACAACGACGCCGACGAACTCCAGTACCTGTGGCTGCCGCTCGCGCACTGCTACGGCAAGGTTATGGTCTGCGGACAGATCCGGATCGGCTATGCGACCGCCATCGACGGCCGGATTCCCAAGCTGATCACCAACCTCCCGATCGTGCGGCCGACGTTCATGGCCGCCGCGCCGCGCGTGTTCGAGAAGGTGTACAACTCCGTGCACATGCGGGTGCGCGCCGAGGGCGGCCTCAAGTACCGCATCTTCCGCTGGGCGATCGGCGTCGGCCGGGAGATGTCGCAGGCCAGGCAGGCCGGCCGCACCCCGTCCGCGGTGCTCGCCGCGAAGTATCGGGTGGCCGACCGGCTCGTCTTCGACAAGCTGCGCGCGTTGTTCGGCGGTCGGCTCAAGGGCTGTATCTCCGGCAGCGCGGCGCTCTCGCCCGACGTCGCCGAGTTCTTCGACGCGATCGGGATACCGATCCTGGAGGGCTACGGCCTCACCGAGGCCAGCGCGGGCAGTTCGGTCAACCGCTTCGACCGGCACCGGATCGGCACCGTCGGCCCGGCGCTGCCCGGCTCGGAGATGCGCATCGCCGAGGACGGCGAACTGCTGGTACGCAGCCCGGCGGTGATGCAGGGCTACCACAACAACCCCGAGGCGACCGCCGCCGTGCTCACCGAGGACGGCTGGCTGCGCACCGGCGACATCGCCGTGATCGAGGACGGCTATCTGCGGATCACCGACCGCAAGAAGGACCTGATCAAGACCTCGGGCGGCAAGTACGTCGCGCCCAGTGAGATCGAGGGCCGGTTCAAGGGCCTGTGCCCGTTCGTGAGCAACATCCTCGTGCACGGGGAGGGCCGCAACTTCTGCTCCGCGCTGATCACGTTGGACCCGGACGCGCTCCGGGGCTGGGCCGCGGAGCAGCCGGCACTGCGGGGGAGGTCGTACGAGGAGCTGGTCGGCGCCGAGGAGGTCCGGGCGCTCGTCGCGGACTATCTCGACCGGCTCAACGCCGATCTGCAGCGGTGGCAGACGGTGAAGAAGTTCGCCATCCTGCCGCGTGACCTGAGCGTCGAGCGCGGTGAGCTGACGCCGAGCCTGAAGGTGAAGCGGCGGGTGGTGGAGCAGGAGTACGCGGCGGTCCTGGACGACATGTACAAGGGCACGCTGGTCACCTGACGGCGGTTGCCGTCGGCGGGTCGGTCGTGTGCTCGTGGACAATGGGGGGATGCCCTCCGCACCCCCCGACGGTCTGCCCGTGCCCGAAGACGGCTCGCTGCCCGCGTCCGCGCTCGCCGAGTTCGCCGGCGCGAGCCGTCCGTTCGGCTTCTATGTGCATGTGCCCTACTGCGCGTCGCGCTGCGGCTACTGCGACTTCAACACCTACACCGCGACCGAACTGGGCGGGTCGGCCTCGCAGGGGTCCTACGCGGACGACGCGATCGCCGAGATCCGGCTGGCCCGGCGGTTGCTGGGGGACGCGGACCGGCCGGTGGAGACGGTGTTCTTCGGCGGCGGCACCCCCACGCTGCTGCCGGCCGCCGACCTGGCCCGGATCCTGGGGGCGATCCGGGACGAGTTCGGGCTCGCGGCCGGGGCCGAGGTCACCACCGAGGCCAATCCCGAGTCGGTGGACCCGGCCTATCTGGACACGCTGCTCGCGGGCGGGTTCAACCGGCTGTCGTTCGGCATGCAGAGTGCGCGCGAGCACGTGCTGCGGGTCCTGGACCGGCGGCACACCCCGGGGCGGCCCGAGCGGTGTGTGGCCGAGGCGCGCGCGGCCGGGTTCGAGCACGTCAACCTGGACCTGATCTACGGGACGCCGGGGGAGTCCGACGACGACTGGCGGGCCTCGCTGGACGCGGTGCTCGGTGCGGGGCCGGACCACGTCTCGGCGTACGCGCTGATCGTCGAGGACGGTACGCGCCTGGCCGGGCGGGTGCGGCGGGGCGAACTGCCGATGCCGGACGACGACGTGCTTGCCGACCGCTACCTGATGGCGGACGAGGCGTTCGAGGCGGCCGGGCTCGGGTGGTACGAGGTGTCCAACTGG includes these proteins:
- the holA gene encoding DNA polymerase III subunit delta — encoded protein: MLGRVARRMQDDPLAPVTLVVGAEELLVDRAIGDVVRAVRAQDPEADVRDVAPGALQAGMLSELASPSLFGERKVIVIRSAQDLGTDLVGEVTRLIADPAEEIVLVLAHLGGPKGKKLLDAVRKVGVREVACPKVTKVGDRIAFARAEFRVAGRSLTEDACRTLVEAIGNDLRELASACSQLMADVDGVVDEEVVSRYYSGVAEASSFTVADKTVEGRTAEALEQLRWALSVGVAPVMVTSALAQSVRQIARVGAAPRNARPNDLARDLGMPPWKVDRVRQQLRGWTPDGIVRALTAVADADAAVKGGGMDPAYALEKAVVTISTARNA
- the rpsT gene encoding 30S ribosomal protein S20; amino-acid sequence: MANIKSQIKRNKTNEIARQRNKAVKSELKTFVRKAREAAEAGNVEQAEALTRLAARKLDKAVSKGVIHKNQAANKKSALAKRVATAKA
- the lepA gene encoding translation elongation factor 4, which encodes MPATPPVNVPEPSRTDPALIRNFCIIAHIDHGKSTLADRMLQITGVVDARQMRAQYLDRMDIERERGITIKSQAVRLPWTAPDGQIHILNMIDTPGHVDFTYEVSRSLAACEGAILLVDAAQGIEAQTLANLYLALENDLQIIPVLNKIDLPAAQPEKYAAELAHIIGCDPEDVLKVSGKTGVGVPELLDECVRLVPPPIGVKDAPARAMIFDSVYDSYRGVVTYVRVVDGDLKKRERIQMMSTGVTHELLEIGVISPEPKPSDGLSVGEVGYIITGVKDVRQSRVGDTITSLHHGATEALGGYKDPKPMVFSGLYPLDGSDYPELRDALDKLQLNDAALVYEPETSVALGFGFRCGFLGLLHLEIVRERLEREFNLELISTAPSVVYRVVMEDGSEHTVTNPSEFPGGKIAEVHEPVVRATILAPSEYIGTIMELCQTRRGVQIGMDYLSEDRVELRYTLPLAEIVFDFFDALKSKTRGYASLDYETTGEQQSALVKVDILLQGEAVDAFSAIVHKDKAYNYGVEMTKKLRELIPRQQFEVPIQAAVGARVIARENIRAIRKDVLAKCYGGDISRKRKLLEKQKEGKKRMKMVGRVEVPQEAFIAALSTDDSGGRK
- a CDS encoding AMP-dependent synthetase/ligase, translated to MSSESAAIENRSPSIAVDFLERIRATPENEAYRYPVAVGDGDREEWRSITWGQAGERAKAIAAGLAALGVEAEDRVAIVAETRLEWVLADFGVICAGAATTTVYPTTNADEAAFILTDSGSVMAFVADDTQLAKLRGARADLAAIRKVIVFDPPKPGPEAEPADDWVITLAELEDLGRARLVEEPDLVETRVAAITRDRLATLIYTSGTTGRPKGVRLTHDTWAYQAAAQVAIGDNDADELQYLWLPLAHCYGKVMVCGQIRIGYATAIDGRIPKLITNLPIVRPTFMAAAPRVFEKVYNSVHMRVRAEGGLKYRIFRWAIGVGREMSQARQAGRTPSAVLAAKYRVADRLVFDKLRALFGGRLKGCISGSAALSPDVAEFFDAIGIPILEGYGLTEASAGSSVNRFDRHRIGTVGPALPGSEMRIAEDGELLVRSPAVMQGYHNNPEATAAVLTEDGWLRTGDIAVIEDGYLRITDRKKDLIKTSGGKYVAPSEIEGRFKGLCPFVSNILVHGEGRNFCSALITLDPDALRGWAAEQPALRGRSYEELVGAEEVRALVADYLDRLNADLQRWQTVKKFAILPRDLSVERGELTPSLKVKRRVVEQEYAAVLDDMYKGTLVT
- the hemW gene encoding radical SAM family heme chaperone HemW, producing the protein MPSAPPDGLPVPEDGSLPASALAEFAGASRPFGFYVHVPYCASRCGYCDFNTYTATELGGSASQGSYADDAIAEIRLARRLLGDADRPVETVFFGGGTPTLLPAADLARILGAIRDEFGLAAGAEVTTEANPESVDPAYLDTLLAGGFNRLSFGMQSAREHVLRVLDRRHTPGRPERCVAEARAAGFEHVNLDLIYGTPGESDDDWRASLDAVLGAGPDHVSAYALIVEDGTRLAGRVRRGELPMPDDDVLADRYLMADEAFEAAGLGWYEVSNWATDAAARCRHNELYWTGADWWGAGPGAHSHVGGVRWWNVRHPAAYAKRLAAGSSPGQGRELLGAEDRRVERILLELRLVEGVPRSLLTEVGRKAADRAVGDGLLVRDAGDRVVLTLRGRLLADAVVRDLVD